A single window of Gossypium arboreum isolate Shixiya-1 chromosome 13, ASM2569848v2, whole genome shotgun sequence DNA harbors:
- the LOC128286829 gene encoding uncharacterized protein LOC128286829 — MSARRGARGRGRGCGSVRAESSASGHMPNVGVEEAPASLVVENGQYNRATGNDALSQGTQPELVTWEFFKAAFQGKYAGASYVDARRNKFLNLTHGNKSVVEYKAKFLRLSRYARVMVAMEYECCVRFEDGLRDSLRRPRSSARVNGPVRAGPPATNSGVPPCADCGRSHRDECWKRTGAYFVCGSMEHRIRDCPQMLGRESVVGQGGAQPPRGGQLPLRSHGQARGCNDSGREAPGGIAGHTKARQPALVYATRRREDGDAPDVITGMFFIYELPYSALIDIGLTYSYVVCNKTEFLGDLFEITANEMTVISLLGQSIGVNKLFSKVKSPTVKELRIVREFLDVFPKELPGLPPSRVVEFRIELLPGMAPVSVAPYRMAPKELVELKA; from the exons atgagtgctagaagaggtgcgagAGGTCGTGGCCGAGGTTgcggaagtgttagggctgaGTCATCAGCGTCAGGCCATatgcccaatgttggagtagaagaggctccggcctcactCGTGGTTGAGAATGGACAGTACAATCGGGCCACGGGGAATGATGCATTATCGCAg ggcacccaaccggagCTAGTCACCTGGGAGTTCTTCAAAGCTGCATTCCAAGGAAAGTATGcgggtgcaagctatgtggatgctagaaggaataAGTTCCTGAACCTGACCCATGGAAACAAATCGGTGGTAGAGTATAAGGCGAagtttctacgccttagtaggtatgcaagagtaatggtTGCAATGGAGTATGAGTGTTGcgtgaggtttgaggatggacttagagatagccttAGG AGGCCTAGGTCTAGtgccagagttaatgggccagttagagcagggccccctgCTACTAATtcaggggtgccaccttgtgctgacTGTGGGAGAAGCCATAGAgacgagtgttggaagaggacgggagCCTATTTTGTTTGTGGGTCTATGGAACATAGGATCAGGGATTGCCCACAAATGTTAGGACGAGAGTCGGTAGTGGGCCAAGGTGGTGCTCAGCCGCCACGGGGTGGACAGCTGCCGCTAAGGAGTCATGGACAGGCCAGAGGCTGTAACGATAGTGGACGCGAAGCACCAGGCGGAATTGCAGGCCATACTAAAGCGAGACAaccagctttggtttatgctaCTCGTCGCCGAGAAGATGGAGATGCCCCAGATGTGAtaacgggtatgttctttatatatgagttaCCTTACTCAGCCTTGATTGATATTGGATTGACGTATTCATATGTTGTATGCAATAAGACTGAGTTTTTGGGTGATTTGTTTGAAATTACTGCAAATGAGATGACTGTGATAAGTCTGTTAGGGCAGTCCATaggagtgaataagttgtttagtaag GTTAAGAGCCCTACTGTTAAGGAGTTAAGAATAGTTAGGGAATTTTTGGATGTCTTTCCCAAGGAGTTGCCTGGGTTGCCACCCAGCAGGGTGGTAGAATTTCGAATCGAGTTGTTACCTGGGATGGCTCCTGTGTCTGTCGCTCCTTACCGGATGGCACCAAAAGAGTTGGTGGAACTTAAGGCATAG